AATTTCTTAATCAGAGCAGTGAAAAGCAGGTGAAATCACTTTtcctggaaaattttaaaaagagggttGACTTCTAACTGGGTATAGAGAGGCCGGGGGAGTTGAAGGTATAACTTTAGGTGAGGTGATTCCAAACTCACTCTCAAGTCGCTGTGCATTTGGGATTTGTCATGTCTTTTCCCCTCTATGAGCCCAAATCAGGATTGAAAGGTTGAGTTGTGATTGGGTgaattgtaatttatttattttcatctccaGTTCCTAAGAGTCTATTCTCTTTCCTTCAGGGGTGTTCTGAACAGGCAGCAGGAGGCAGtagatgaaatgagataacatgAGGTCTGGGTTGCCCAGAAAGTTCAATGAACAGGTGTTTCCACTCAAGAAGCCAAAGCAGGGGATATAGTCTTTGGCTACAAGTCTGGGCAGTGAGGGGTTCTCAAACACAAGTAGCCTGGCTCCAGAACCCTGGATGCTCAGAGTTCCCCTCAAGTACAGCGTGAAAACGATCCATTCAAATGATATTCAGCTGTCTTAAGTCTTCGAAAAACAGTACTCATCTCTCTTTTTGCCCATCGTAGGTATTACTCCTTCCTTCCCCGTTAATCAAACCTCTTCACTAGAAACCAGCAACTGGAAGCCTGAGCCTTAGTATCATAATTTATGCTGGTGCTACCATTCAGTCTTTAGGTCAGATTGATGAATCGTGGCAAGTGCCCTAGGAGAAAGATTCTCCTCAGTGTCTCTGACCACCACCACCCAGCTCGAAGTCTTCCCATGTAGTTCCCCTTAAAAATCAGTGTAGAGGAACACGACTCAGGAGTCCCTGGTCTCAGAAGCTCTCCAGCCTGAGTCACTACAATGCTCACTTCATAGAGGAAGAGTCCCACCCAAAGGTTTCTGCCTCTCCCTGAGAGTGGGTGCTGGTGGGAGAAGGGGTCAGGGGAAGGGAGAATGCTGGAGGCAATAGTGTGTTTTCTTACAGAGCTCATCCTACCACCTGCTCTTACCTGTGCTAACATGTACTTCACACTGTAATCCTTCCGAGCCTTTTCTCCTTGCCTCTAATGGATACTTTCAAGCAAAGGTAGCCTAAACCCTCAGCTTTCCTCCTGCAACCTGAGGCTTCTCACAGCAGAAGTTCTTAACCTGTGCTCCATGGAGTATGTGAAGGCTTCAGAATGCCTGGATAatgtataaacatttttgttCACAGCTTACACCAGAGGGGAATTTATAGCTTGCACCAGGTATTCTTAGAGGGGTCTGTGATTCGAAAAAGTTGAATTGCCTTTCAGAGCTCTCATCTCTTGAATCAGGGAttcagcacagcaaaggaagtaGAAGTCAGAAATTAGAGAATGTATCAGGGACAAAAATGGAGAATGCTGAAATGGTGCCAGAGGGTCTTTGGGTCCAAAGTTCTCCCAGCTTAGGCAAGACCATGTCTGAAATGGAAgagaggaggggtgggaggagggtgggatAGGATGACCTCAGGAAGGTTCTGTCAAGCAGCGGTAGGCAGAAGGTGAGCAGGGTCAAATTCTTCTCAAATCTGAAACAGCTCACAGATTGTTCCGATATACTGGGAATTCCTGAGCATTCTCTGTCTAGCCTAAGAGGTTGTTGAGGTTAGAACCCAGAAAAGGAAGTTGGAAATCTGAAGCCTCCATTTTTAATCAATGAGAGGGTCCTTTGCTGGGAGCCAGTCATTTCACTTCCATCTATCTGACCCCTGTAATTTCTGTTCCTTTCTACCAGTCCCTGAGGCAGAGGTAGTTAAGGACATTGGGAGAAGAGACtgagaagaaagtaaaaacaaaacaaaaaaccccaactttCTGAATCCAAGTGCATTAGAGTGATAGAGTGAAGGAAGCTGAGGATCAGCAAGTGATCCCGGTGCACTCTAATAAAAGTTCACATTGGGTGGACTTCACCTTTCTCACAGGCCCTGTCCTGCAACTGAGAGGCCCTGGGAGAGGGCAGTGTGGCAGAATGCACATGGCTGAGTCAAATGCAGTCCTCTTACTAACTAGCTCTGTACCCTCAAGCAACTGAATCTATTTGACTTGTAGTCAATAAGCTAAGAGGCCTATCTACGTTATAGggttgatgtgaggattaaataaaaaaacataaaaccactGGTGTAGGATAGGTCCTCAGTAGATgtgattttcttctctctgtactACTGTCCCACCTGGGCAAACCCTCCATTGGGTTGCCCCACAGTGTGATATAACACCCCCACACATGCAAACCACACGCTCATGTCCCTGGCTATATTTGCATACTTATTGGCACAAAACAGCCTGTACAGTCGTACCTTAGCTAAGGGCATCCTGCTCAGACAGACAAGATAAAGGCCTGGCTTGCTGATGATTGGACAAGCTGTGGACGTGCTCATCACAGTGACCTTGTTACGTTCACCCCTTGAAGGTATCCTGGAAAAGCTGTGAATGGAGAATGACGGGTTGTACCGGGGAGTACCTCCACAGGCATTTCCCCAAGATTGAGtgtgttttttggggggacactttGTCCATGGCTGCCAAGGAGACCCTAGTTTATGCCCAGGGTCATCGTATCTGGAGATGTGCTCTCCAATATAGTAGCCCCTGGCCACATGTGCCTATTAAGCACTTGTAAAGgtagctagtgtgactgaggaataaaaatttttatttatgtaattttaattaacttaaaatttaaaacatacctgattcagttattggaaaacttttaagtATGTTTGAAGCAACTTGGATGTGTGAATCTACTTCTTTCAACAGAGAATTTTATGATATCTAAATACAGATAAGGTATTCCTGGTGAAAATTTAAATTCCTGGTGACTGAATTGAGATgtcatataaatgtaaaatatacactGCATTTCAAAGACCTAGTGtggaaaaataatgttaaatatttcaCTACTGACTTTTATATTGATAATATATTGAAGTGATAATGGTTTGGGTAcgttgggttaaataaaatatagtattaaaattaattgtatctgtttcattttgatatttttaatgtggctactagaaaatttgaaattacacATGTGACTTGAATTCTCTTTCTATTGGGCAGTGCTGCTCTCTGGAGACTTTGGGCAGCAACACCTCCCCTCGCCAGAAAGTCATCTTTTCTCGACTGCCTCAGAGGCTTCCCAGAGAAGATTTCTCTGAACGGCAACGCTATTTCTCCCCTTATCTGCATTGCAGAGAGGGCAACTAGAATGAGAACCTCCAGCCCCCAACTCCCAAGTCCCAGCCTAATAAGTTGCTGGTGGAGATGAGGGGGAGGGCTGTGCCCTGGGAAACCTTTCTGGCACATGATAactggagctggggtgggggtggttgcTGGGATGCTAATGAGTTGCCTGTGCACGGGGGCGGGGAGGTTGGAGGCTCAGGGATACACCCATTTCTCAAGAATGTAGGTTTATCCAGCTTCACTCTCCAAATGGCCAGTTCTCAAAACTCACCTCTGGCCCCACCCTCAAATTCCCATTCCTGTCTCACTAAAGAGCTTGCATGCCTGTGAAGTCCAGCTTTGTCTCCTCAGTGGCACCTGTTCCTCTTACCTGTAGGGACAGTTTGAGCTGGGAATCTTCTAATGAGTGGGAATTTAGGGAAGTAAAGTCTCCTCAGAATGAGGACAACAGTGGCAGGGAATCGGCTAGGAAGCTCACGATGCTTGCCTGTGGTTTGGTGTGGGGTGAGTGGGAGCTGCAGAGAGTGCAGAGAAGCTCAAGGATACTGGGCAGATGCTGCTGCAGAGAGAGAAGGGCTGGCTCCCCAGGGTGGTGTGATTCTCCACTTCTcagtccctcctcccctctccctttcactCCTCCCCTTCTGTTGATGCTGAGGCTGCTGCCCTGTCCCTTGAGCTCCCAgcatctctacttttttttttttttttggctttgcttTGCCCTCTGAAGCACTCTCAGTGGTAGTCAGCAGTTCCACCTCCCACTCTGCCTCCCCATCTGGGGTCTCCATATGTAAGTAAGTCGGTGACCTCTATCCAGAGACAGCTTCCCCTGGGGCTGCACTTAACACAGAACATAAGCAAGCTGCAGAAGGGTGGTGGAAATTAAATAGGCAGGCAGTTCTGCTGCTCCTCGCTTCCCTCCACTTTTCACTACAGCTTGCTGTGCCCCTCCTCCCTTGTTCCTCCAAGCCCAGTCCTACCGTATTCTGGGTCTCTCTTCTTAGACAACTACagattctctcttttgttagtCATTTCCTAGGAGTTCCCTTCTGGTTTTCCCCCAAGGGCACTAGGGATCTGTGACACAGGAATGATGGGGAGATCCCactgagaaatgagaaagaagggaaggagctGCAGAGGGATCTCCTGGAAGGTGGAGGATCTCTCCAGCTCCAGAAGATGGAGAGTGAAAGAGAAAGGATTGAGTCTGAAACTGGGGCTGAGGGTGCTGATCTCTCAGGCATGGTGAGCCTGCTTAACCTGCTTGTCAGGCTGGGTTAGATGGAGGCAAGACCATCGGGATACATGATCAAGAGGCAGGCAGAAGGGTAGGAAGCGGGGAGAAATAGAGTGAAGTAAAGAAAACTCCAGAGATCATGTTTAGTTTTGGCTCCTCCTGTTGTGCCCCTTGGCAGCAGGTTTAATGACAGAGAAAGGTGAAGGAGGCTCATGCAGACACAGTGCTGGTGTATAGTCTGTTCTCACCCATCCCACACTCGCATCCTGGTCCTCTCCTTAGTCTGAGGGTCCTGGGCTCTAGTTCCTTGTGCCTGGGGGCTGTGGTGGGATTGGggagcagaaaagaaaagagactgCCTGGTTGAGAAGAGACTCCAAGAAGCAAGTGGCACTTCCCAGATCCACCTCTGAATTAATCTCATAGCTGTGGTCGGCAATCGGTATTTGTTATTAAAGGACATGTGTGTTAAGAAAGCTTAGTGGTTAGCATAGAAGACTGGAGCCTTGGTTATGTTTCCTGCTTTGGgtgtatgggggtggggtggggaggagggtgcaGTGGTGAAGAGAGGGCTGGGCTGACTACAGGGTCTATATGGTCAGCTCCCGGGGACCCTCAGAGAAGAGATTACAATGCTATCCTTGGGCTGGAAAAGCTTGCGGAAGCAGACTCTTATCAGGAGGCATTGCTGGCACAATGCAGGCAGGTGGGAGAACTGAGCTGCTTGGAACTAGGTTCTGGTCCAAGTGGCCTTGGTTCTGTCTTCTTTGGTATCTGAAACTGACTTGGCCAGGTCCCCAGAGTGGAAGGAAAGATCAGAAGAGCTTGGCAGTGACCCGGTTACCCCCAGAGTTCTTATCCCCAGATGGCCGAGGTGCCACAAAGTCAAAGGTCATGTGATGTTTGACCCGGCCCTTGCCCTTGCTCCAGAGGGCAATCAAGCCAAAGCAGAGGGTCACGGAggtgaggaaaggaaggaagccaACTGCCAGCACCATAGCCACACCTCTGCTATCCAGAAAGAAAGGCCCTGGGATCCCTGGCGTGGTGATGTTGGAGTTGGAGAGAGTGCCATTTGGTGGTTCAACTTGGGTTACTTCCAGCCAGGTCCTCAGGGAGTCATTTCCAGCCACATTGCTGACCACACAGACATAGGCCCCTCTGTCCCGCAGCCGCACTGAGCGGATCTCCAGCGTCCCATCCTCTAGGACCCTTACTCTCCCAGCTCTTCCCAGCCAAGCCCCCTGAGGCCTCATCCAGGAGACAGTGGGGGCTGGGTCTCCATCTCCAGAGCAGGAGAAAATGGCATTCCCCCCCTCCTCTGCAATGACCCACCGAGGCCCAGACTTTCGGATCAGGGCTGGTTTGCAAGTGAAGTGCCCTGGAGGTAGGATGTCTGAAAACTCCCTCAGGTTTTTCCCCTGCACATGCTGGGGGCCTGCACAGGCAGGGGGGGATGTGCCAAAGTCCAGGTGGCGGCGGAGCCGGAGCAGCCAGAGGAGGCGGCAGTCACAGGTCAGGGGGTTGCCAGACAGTCTCAGGGTGACCAGTTTGTCTGGAGAAGGGAAGGCTGTTTCCTCTAGTGTCTGAAGGGCATTATCTGCCACATCCAGGAGGTGGAAGGCAGTCAAGCCATGGAAGGCGTGGGCAGCGATGGAGGTGAGACAGGCCCCTGACAGTCGGAGCTCCTGGAGCCGCACCAAGGGGGTGAGCCTTCGGGCTGGGATGGCTGAGATAGGGTTCTGAGATAGATCTAGGACCCTGAGGAAGCTCAGGTGGTGCAGTGCTTGGAAGGGCACTGAGCTCAGATTGCAGCGGGTGATAGCTAGACTGCTAAGATTGAGCCCAACCAGGCTCCCAGGGTCCAGAGCCTCCAGAGATGGCCAGTGGTGGATCTCCAGCTCTGTTAGCTGCCTCAGCCCTTGAA
The sequence above is drawn from the Cynocephalus volans isolate mCynVol1 chromosome 8, mCynVol1.pri, whole genome shotgun sequence genome and encodes:
- the LINGO4 gene encoding leucine-rich repeat and immunoglobulin-like domain-containing nogo receptor-interacting protein 4 isoform X1, which encodes MWRGCCRLILIWFKKRERERKGEMLSGSLPLSWRSSCSSSNSSSGRQAGGQRAVGSEAHRGGAGPRCSSNGMGLPATDRCSAQLDTTLQLLRIEEGMDAATAPKQAWPPWCPLLFLLLLPGGSGGSCPAVCDCTSQPRAVLCAHRRLEAVPGGLPLDTELLDLSGNRLWGLQRGMLSRLGLLQELDLSYNQLSTLEPGAFHGLQNLLTLRLQGNRLRILGPGVFSGLSALTLLDLRLNQIVLFLDGAFGELGSLQQLEVGDNHLVFVAPGAFAGLAKLSTLTLERCNLSTVPGLALTRLPALVALRLRELDIGRLPAGALQGLRQLTELEIHHWPSLEALDPGSLVGLNLSSLAITRCNLSSVPFQALHHLSFLRVLDLSQNPISAIPARRLTPLVRLQELRLSGACLTSIAAHAFHGLTAFHLLDVADNALQTLEETAFPSPDKLVTLRLSGNPLTCDCRLLWLLRLRRHLDFGTSPPACAGPQHVQGKNLREFSDILPPGHFTCKPALIRKSGPRWVIAEEGGNAIFSCSGDGDPAPTVSWMRPQGAWLGRAGRVRVLEDGTLEIRSVRLRDRGAYVCVVSNVAGNDSLRTWLEVTQVEPPNGTLSNSNITTPGIPGPFFLDSRGVAMVLAVGFLPFLTSVTLCFGLIALWSKGKGRVKHHMTFDFVAPRPSGDKNSGGNRVTAKLF
- the LINGO4 gene encoding leucine-rich repeat and immunoglobulin-like domain-containing nogo receptor-interacting protein 4 isoform X2 — encoded protein: MDAATAPKQAWPPWCPLLFLLLLPGGSGGSCPAVCDCTSQPRAVLCAHRRLEAVPGGLPLDTELLDLSGNRLWGLQRGMLSRLGLLQELDLSYNQLSTLEPGAFHGLQNLLTLRLQGNRLRILGPGVFSGLSALTLLDLRLNQIVLFLDGAFGELGSLQQLEVGDNHLVFVAPGAFAGLAKLSTLTLERCNLSTVPGLALTRLPALVALRLRELDIGRLPAGALQGLRQLTELEIHHWPSLEALDPGSLVGLNLSSLAITRCNLSSVPFQALHHLSFLRVLDLSQNPISAIPARRLTPLVRLQELRLSGACLTSIAAHAFHGLTAFHLLDVADNALQTLEETAFPSPDKLVTLRLSGNPLTCDCRLLWLLRLRRHLDFGTSPPACAGPQHVQGKNLREFSDILPPGHFTCKPALIRKSGPRWVIAEEGGNAIFSCSGDGDPAPTVSWMRPQGAWLGRAGRVRVLEDGTLEIRSVRLRDRGAYVCVVSNVAGNDSLRTWLEVTQVEPPNGTLSNSNITTPGIPGPFFLDSRGVAMVLAVGFLPFLTSVTLCFGLIALWSKGKGRVKHHMTFDFVAPRPSGDKNSGGNRVTAKLF